One stretch of Papaver somniferum cultivar HN1 unplaced genomic scaffold, ASM357369v1 unplaced-scaffold_63, whole genome shotgun sequence DNA includes these proteins:
- the LOC113343599 gene encoding uncharacterized protein LOC113343599: MGDASHASHVRSRTYADQVKGKQQLPTTSIDLSSLPLPTLKEGKPAIVLPEYFYLEGCDIWKFSLIGRLDFKRITFQEVKDDLEHQWQLGQGAVQLIPMSRGFFTIKLQSQTAKDKLLNAEAWFFRHQKLTLIEWFPGFDAEKQRSSHASVWVSFPGLPLEFWTEKTLLSLAKSLGTPIVVDRRTLAHEYGHFASVLVDINFAEAATDAIHITVGGLDFWQSVEIQKVPKYCSKCKLIGHTDHECRKQHKENTERQLVVSKQVSVDDSQPGVSNIPKPAGGEWQVARRKKKGKKKAHNVNVDVRDVVDNIAGEEADVEFAAKLVKAQQCGGSSADAKFRADQEARRVRMQSMHKVVNTTEGRNASDSESLQDSNLRICAEKGSLPRINSGATSQIDINSSKTGF; this comes from the exons ATGGGAGATGCTTCTCATGCGTCTCATGTTAGGTCTCGTACTTATGCTGATCAGGTGAAGGGGAAGCAACAACTTCCAACAACATCTATTGATCTCAGTTCTTTACCATTGCCAACGTTAAAAGAAGGCAAACCAGCAATTGTTTTACCTGAATATTTCTATTTGGAAggttgtgatatttggaaattcagtctTATTGGACGTTTAGATTTCAAAAGAATTACTTTCCAAGAGGTGAAGGATGATTTGGAACATCAATGGCAGCTAGGTCAAGGTGCGGTTCAGCTAATTCCTATGAGTAGAGGTTTCTTCACCATCAAGTTACAATCCCAAACAGCAAAAGACAAGCTTTTGAATGCTGAAGCTTGGTTTTTTAGGCATCAAAAGCTAACCCTAATTGAATGGTTTCCTGGTTTTGATGCTGAAAAACAAAGATCATCTCATGCTTCCGTGTGGGTTTCTTTTCCAGGGCTTCCATTAGAATTCTGGACAGAAAAAACACTATTGTCCTTGGCTAAATCATTAGGAACTCCAATTGTGGTTGATAGACGTACTCTTGCTcatgaatatggtcactttgcatCAGTTTTGGTGGATATTAATTTTGCTGAAGCAGCTACTGATGCTATTCATATTACGGTTGGGGGTTTAGATTTTTGGCAATCTGTTGAGATTCAAAAAGTTCCAaaatattgttccaagtgcaagttGATTGGGCATACTGATCATGAATGTAGAAAGCAGCACAAGGAAAATACTGAGCGACAACTTGTGGTAAGCAAACAAGTTAGCGTTGATGATTCTCAACCTGGCGTGAGCAATAttcctaaacctgctggtggggaatGGCAAGTGGCTAGGCGTAAGAAGAAGGGTAAGAAAAAAGCTCACAACGTCAATGTAGATGTTCGTGATGTTGTTGATAATATTGCTGGTGAAGAAGCTGATGTGGAGTTTGCTGCTAAGCTGGTGAAGGCTCAGCA ATGTGGAGGGAGTTCAGCTGATGCAAAGTTTAGGGCTGATCAAGAAGCTAGGCGTGTTCGCATGCAATCCATGCATAAGGTAGTGAATACTACTGAGGGTAGGAATGCTTCTGATTCCGAGTCTCTTCAGGACTCCAATTTGAGAATTTGTGCTGAAAAAGGAAGTTTACCAAGAATTAATTCTGGTGCAACTTCTCAGATTGATATTAACTCCTCCAAAACTGGTTTTTAA
- the LOC113343598 gene encoding uncharacterized protein LOC113343598: protein MDMIPSPEEIKQAVFDLSADSAPGPDGFSGCFYRHYWDIIHDDLTKAIIHCWNAGSIPNGVNSSFIILLAKVRGANTLRNFRPIGLSNFFFKIFTKILATRLGTVLDKLVSEEQAAFMKGRNIHENISLALEMVNELHYKRKDGNIGLKLDISQAFDTSARISVILNGSPEGYFKINRGLRQGDPLSPLIFVLIEDVLSRNITKLFRDKKMTPMTCWVVISVIQVRLFVVKRVLFDRHISNVVEKIKNQLAGWRGRLLSFHDRIVLVKSVIASYYIHNMAIYKWPRKFILQCERAICNFIWSGDSNINRVVVVAFDKICCPFEEGGLGLTRMATMNKALIMKLWWKIHNSTKKWAIFLKNTKVLIGDGRDTSLYYDIWFDKTSIADVLNDYSLDATTRVSDILKDGLWDIPEIHLQYLIAAGLELNRMPIPMGGADVRVWLPELKGEFSVKSATELLRQKYSRLEGTQLLWRKEVHPVLAAQNWKFLHGACATYDLIRRRSELWQLRNKAVLEHKKPNWSIFHKRVLKLIQDYSIRLKGHMNNSADDVVLLNYFRVQHRSVKLHHPVACFWLPPEANELQFCCDGAARGNPGVAGAGVVARDEHCSVLGAMSIGLGVTTNYLA from the exons ATGGATATGATTCCTTCCCCAGAAGAAATTAAGCAAGCTGTTTTTGATTTGAGTGCGGATAGTGCCCCAGGGccggatggtttctctggttgtttctatcGTCATTATTGGGATATTATTCATGATGATTTAACCAAGGCCATTATTCATTGTTGGAATGCGGGTAGTATTCCAAATGGTGTTAATTCATCTTTTATCATCTTGCTGGCTAAGGTAAGGGGTGCTAATACTCTTCGAAatttcagaccaattggtcttagtaattttttcttcaaaattttcactAAGATCCTAGCTACTAGACTTGGTACAGTTTTGGATAAGCTTGTGTCTGAAGAACAGGCAGCCTTCATGAAAGGGAGgaatattcatgagaatattagCTTGGCGTTGGAGATGGTTAATGAGTTGCATTATAAACGCAAGGATGGCAACATTGGccttaaacttgatatttctcaagcttttgacacg TCTGCTAGAATTTCTGTGATTTTGAATGGTAGTCCGGAAGGTTACTTCAAAATTAACAGAGGTTTGCGTCAAGGTGATCCCCTCTCCCCTTTGATTTTTGTcttgattgaggatgttcttagcAGAAATATTACGAAGCTTTTTCGTGATAAAAAGATGACGCCCATG ACTTGTTGGGTAGTTATCAGCGTGATTCAGGTCAGActgtttgtcgtcaaaaga GTATTGTTCGATCGCCATATTAGCAATGTTGTTGAAAAGATTAAAAATCAGCTTGCTGGTTGGAGAGGGAGGTTATTATCTTTTCATGATCGCATTGTTCTTGTTAAATCAGTTATTGCCAGTTATTACATTCATAATATGGCTATTTATAAGTGGCCTCGTAAGTTTATTCTTCAATGTGAGAGGGCTATCTGTAACTTTATTTGGTCTGGTGATTCGAACATTAATCGTGTAGTGGTAGTGGCTTTTGATAAAATCTGTTGCCCTTTTGAGGAGGGGGGTCTCGGACTAACTCGTATGGCCACTATGAACAAAGCTCTTATTATGAAACTTTGGTGGAAGATTCATAATTCTACAAAGAAGTGGGCTATTTTCCTGAAG AATACTAAGGTCTTAATTGGTGATGGTAGAGATACTTCTCTTTATTATGACATTTGGTTTGATAAGACTAGTATTGCTGATGTGCTAAATGATTATTCTCTCGATGCAACAACTAGAGTAAGTGATATCTTAAAGGATGGCCTTTGGGATATTCCTGAAATTCACTTGCAGTACTTGATTGCTGCTGGTCTAGAGTTGAATAGGATGCCAATTCCTATGGGTGGAGCTGATGTTAGGGTATGGCTGCCGGAGTTGAAGGGTGAGTTCAGTGTTAAGTCTGCAACTGAGTTGCTTCGGCAGAAGTATTCTCGGTTAGAAGGTACGCAGCTTCTGTGGAGAAAAGAAGTTCATCCTGTTCTTGCTGCTCAGAACTGGAAATTCTTGCATGGAGCTTGTGCTACGTATGACCTTATCAGGCGCAG GTCGGAGCTATGGCAGTTGCGGAACAAGGCTGTTTTAGAGCATAAAAAGCCTAATTGGAGTATCTTTCATAAGCGCGTTCTGAAGTTGATACAAGATTATTCAATTCGTCTCAAGGGTCATATGAACAATAGTGCTGATGatgttgttcttctgaactaTTTTAGAGTTCAGCACCGTAGTGTGAAGTTGCATCATCCTGTGGCTTGTTTTTGGTTACCACCTGAGGCTAATGAATTACAAttttgttgtgatggagcggcGAGAGGTAACCCAGGCGTTGCGGGTGCAGGTGTAGTAGCTAGGGATGAGCATTGTTCAGTACTTGGTGCTATGAGTATTGGGCTAGGAGTCACGACGAATTATTTAGCATAA